From Cellulomonas fimi ATCC 484, a single genomic window includes:
- the istB gene encoding IS21-like element helper ATPase IstB has protein sequence MTATKTTARDVSSELVFLTRALKAPTMRDAVDRLAERARAESWTHEEFLAACLQREVAAREAHGGEGRIRAARFPARKSLEDFDFEHARGLARDQIAHLGTLDFVAARDNVVFLGPPGTGKTHLATGIAVRACQAGHRVLFATASEWVDRLASAHHDGRLQDELRRLGRYPLLVIDEVGYIPFEPEAANLFFQLVSARYERASLIVTSNKPFGRWGDVFGDDTVAAAMIDRLVHHADVIALKGDSYRLKNRDLGRPPAATTD, from the coding sequence ATGACCGCCACCAAGACCACCGCCCGGGACGTGTCCAGCGAGCTCGTGTTCCTGACCCGGGCGCTGAAGGCCCCGACGATGCGTGATGCGGTCGACCGGCTGGCCGAGCGGGCCCGGGCCGAGTCCTGGACGCATGAGGAGTTCCTCGCCGCTTGTCTGCAACGTGAGGTCGCCGCCCGCGAGGCCCACGGCGGTGAGGGACGCATCCGCGCCGCGAGGTTCCCCGCCCGCAAGTCTTTGGAGGACTTCGACTTCGAGCACGCCCGCGGCCTGGCCCGCGACCAGATCGCCCACCTGGGCACCCTCGACTTCGTCGCCGCCCGCGACAACGTCGTGTTCCTCGGCCCGCCGGGCACCGGCAAGACCCACCTCGCGACCGGGATCGCGGTCCGGGCCTGCCAGGCCGGGCACCGGGTCCTGTTCGCGACCGCGTCCGAGTGGGTCGACCGGCTCGCCAGCGCGCACCACGACGGGCGCCTGCAAGACGAGCTGCGCCGCCTGGGCCGCTACCCGCTGCTCGTGATCGACGAGGTCGGCTACATCCCGTTCGAACCCGAGGCCGCAAACCTGTTCTTCCAGCTCGTCTCCGCCCGCTACGAACGCGCGTCCCTGATCGTCACGTCGAACAAGCCGTTCGGGCGCTGGGGCGACGTCTTCGGCGACGACACCGTCGCGGCCGCGATGATCGACCGCCTCGTCCACCACGCCGACGTCATCGCCCTCAAGGGCGACTCCTACCGGCTCAAGAACCGCGACCTCGGCCGCCCACCAGCGGCCACCACCGACTGA
- the istA gene encoding IS21 family transposase produces the protein MMTVEDWAEIRRLHRVDGMAIKAIARRLGVSRNAVRRALARDAPPRYERAAKGSLVDQVDPVVRGLLASCPTMPATVIAQRIGWTHSLTILKDRVRVLRPYYLAPDPATRTSYEAGQRVQCDLWFPPVDVPLGAGQVGSPPVLVMVAGYSRMMFATMLPSRQAPDLIAGHWRLLNAMGVVPRELVWDNEAAVGSWRAGKPKLTEEFEAFRGVLGIGVHQCRPRDPEAKGLVERANGYLETSFLPGRMFTSPGDFNTQLADWLVLANRRPHRALGCKPVERWTADRDAMLALPPVAPQLGWRARVRLPRDHYVRLGSNDYSVDPVAVGRFVEVIADLQQVTVRLGTRVVAVHERCWARWQTITDPAHRAAALEMASVAAHRPASSAAPDEVEQRDLGAYDVAFGLTDVA, from the coding sequence GTGATGACCGTGGAGGACTGGGCGGAGATCCGTCGGCTGCACAGGGTCGATGGCATGGCGATCAAGGCGATCGCGCGCCGGCTGGGTGTCTCGAGGAACGCGGTGCGCCGCGCGCTGGCCCGTGACGCGCCACCGAGGTACGAGCGGGCGGCGAAGGGGTCGCTGGTCGACCAGGTCGATCCGGTAGTCCGCGGGCTGCTGGCGTCGTGCCCGACGATGCCGGCGACGGTGATCGCGCAGCGGATCGGCTGGACCCACTCGTTGACGATCCTCAAGGACCGGGTCCGGGTGCTGCGCCCGTACTACCTGGCGCCGGACCCGGCGACGCGCACCAGCTACGAGGCTGGGCAGCGGGTGCAGTGCGACCTGTGGTTCCCGCCTGTCGACGTGCCGCTCGGCGCCGGGCAGGTCGGCTCACCACCGGTGCTGGTGATGGTCGCGGGCTACTCGCGGATGATGTTCGCGACGATGCTGCCCTCCCGGCAGGCGCCCGACCTGATCGCCGGGCACTGGCGGCTGCTGAACGCGATGGGCGTGGTCCCGCGCGAGCTGGTCTGGGACAACGAGGCCGCGGTCGGGTCCTGGCGGGCGGGCAAGCCGAAGCTGACCGAGGAGTTCGAGGCGTTCCGCGGGGTCCTGGGCATCGGGGTCCATCAGTGCCGGCCGCGCGACCCGGAGGCCAAGGGCCTGGTCGAACGGGCGAACGGCTATCTGGAGACGTCGTTCCTGCCGGGGCGCATGTTCACCAGCCCGGGCGACTTCAACACCCAGCTGGCCGACTGGCTCGTGCTGGCGAACCGTCGCCCGCATCGCGCGCTGGGCTGCAAGCCGGTCGAGCGGTGGACCGCCGACCGTGACGCGATGCTCGCCCTGCCGCCGGTCGCACCGCAGCTGGGCTGGCGGGCGCGGGTCCGGCTGCCGCGCGATCATTACGTTCGCCTGGGCTCCAACGACTACTCCGTCGACCCGGTCGCGGTCGGCAGGTTCGTCGAGGTGATCGCCGACCTGCAGCAGGTCACCGTCCGGCTCGGCACGAGGGTCGTCGCGGTCCACGAGCGGTGCTGGGCGCGCTGGCAGACGATCACCGACCCCGCCCACCGGGCCGCGGCGCTGGAGATGGCATCAGTTGCGGCGCACCGACCGGCGAGCAGCGCGGCGCCCGATGAGGTCGAGCAGCGTGACCTGGGTGCCTACGACGTCGCGTTCGGCCTGACGGACGTGGCCTGA
- a CDS encoding 2'-5' RNA ligase family protein — translation MRLPERTGDQLRIGVAVTVPEPWSGALRAARARYGDPLADFIPPHITLLGPTVVEPGDVDEIEAHLARAAAEHVPFRVRLQGSGTFRPVSPVVFVPLVEGAQGCAALERSVRSGVLHQEVRFAYHPHVTVAHEVPDAQLDAAEAGVAGFVAEFVVTAFHSYLHGDDGVWRPVQDFALDGQRDGVDPTAAAGRADGADAEVVRPT, via the coding sequence ATGAGGTTGCCGGAACGCACCGGCGACCAGCTGCGGATCGGGGTCGCCGTGACGGTGCCCGAGCCGTGGAGCGGCGCGCTGCGCGCTGCGCGGGCCCGGTACGGCGACCCCCTCGCGGACTTCATCCCGCCGCACATCACGCTGCTCGGCCCGACCGTCGTCGAGCCGGGCGACGTCGACGAGATCGAGGCGCACCTGGCGCGCGCCGCGGCCGAGCACGTGCCGTTCCGGGTGCGCCTGCAGGGGTCCGGCACGTTCCGGCCCGTGTCGCCCGTCGTGTTCGTGCCGCTCGTCGAAGGGGCGCAGGGGTGCGCGGCGCTCGAGCGCAGCGTGCGGTCGGGCGTGCTCCACCAGGAGGTCCGCTTCGCGTACCACCCGCACGTCACGGTGGCGCACGAGGTTCCGGACGCGCAGCTCGACGCCGCCGAGGCGGGTGTGGCGGGGTTCGTCGCCGAGTTCGTGGTGACCGCGTTCCACAGCTACCTGCACGGGGACGACGGCGTGTGGCGGCCCGTACAGGACTTCGCGCTCGACGGGCAGCGCGACGGCGTGGACCCCACGGCTGCGGCCGGACGGGCCGACGGCGCGGATGCCGAGGTAGTGCGGCCGACCTAG
- a CDS encoding YihY/virulence factor BrkB family protein, which produces MARGTGTVGPAAGSGAAQARAERTEAARTPAPRPSLVERGKALLAWWQQTRPARANARFGAAGGALLSGGIAYAALFSVFAGLTIGYTAFMAVLGDDAALRQQVLDAIDQTLPGLIDTGENDGLVDPATLVLSPALTVAGVVALVVLVLSAISATAALRTGVRAMFGRVSGDNAVLSKLREVGGFVGIALAVLLSAVLTTAATAAARWLTGLLGWTAGPGTVVAALVSFVVDAGMFLLVVWFLAGQRPAWRDLRGGALIAATGMGAVRLLGTSVVASSATRNPLLASFAVVVTLLVWVNLLARIVLLAAAWTADPPQEKPQDVESPVGAD; this is translated from the coding sequence ATGGCGAGAGGCACCGGCACGGTCGGCCCGGCCGCGGGGTCGGGTGCCGCGCAGGCACGGGCCGAGCGCACCGAGGCCGCCCGCACCCCGGCGCCCCGGCCGTCCCTCGTCGAGCGCGGCAAGGCGCTGCTCGCCTGGTGGCAGCAGACCCGCCCCGCGCGTGCGAACGCCCGGTTCGGCGCGGCAGGTGGCGCACTGCTGTCGGGCGGCATCGCCTACGCGGCGCTGTTCTCCGTCTTCGCGGGCCTCACGATCGGCTACACCGCGTTCATGGCCGTGCTCGGCGACGACGCCGCGCTGCGCCAGCAGGTGCTCGACGCGATCGACCAGACGCTGCCCGGACTCATCGACACCGGTGAGAACGACGGCCTGGTGGACCCCGCGACCCTCGTGCTGAGCCCGGCGCTGACCGTCGCCGGCGTCGTCGCCCTCGTCGTCCTCGTCCTGAGCGCGATCTCCGCGACCGCCGCGCTGCGCACGGGCGTGCGGGCGATGTTCGGGCGCGTCAGCGGCGACAACGCGGTGCTGTCGAAGCTGCGCGAGGTCGGCGGGTTCGTCGGCATCGCGCTCGCCGTGCTGCTCTCCGCGGTGCTCACCACCGCCGCGACGGCCGCGGCCCGCTGGCTCACCGGCCTCCTGGGCTGGACCGCCGGGCCCGGCACGGTGGTCGCCGCGCTCGTGTCGTTCGTCGTCGACGCGGGCATGTTCCTGCTGGTCGTGTGGTTCCTCGCGGGTCAGCGCCCGGCGTGGCGGGACCTGCGCGGCGGCGCCCTCATCGCCGCGACCGGGATGGGTGCCGTGCGGCTGCTCGGGACGTCCGTCGTGGCGAGCAGCGCGACCCGCAACCCGCTGCTCGCGTCGTTCGCCGTCGTCGTGACGCTGCTGGTCTGGGTCAACCTGCTGGCCCGCATCGTGCTGCTCGCCGCGGCCTGGACCGCGGACCCGCCGCAGGAGAAGCCGCAGGACGTGGAGAGCCCGGTCGGCGCGGACTGA
- a CDS encoding phosphotransferase, which translates to MQPADDATEIPLEGGNVGGAVRVGETVRRPTGPWTPAVHELLDFLATTDLPHVPRVLGTDDRGREVLTYLPGRVVPIGVEPLTDAQVRSAMRWLRHFHEVVRGFPRDGRRWRFVERALEPGEIVCHHDVAMYNLAFDGDELAGVFDWDVAGPGRPVDDLAIFAWNGPLLFPDGDPAAAAHDLRVMAEAYGDVSPAAILDHVTVRMTDASDRIEEGQRRGDPGMLRLGEIGEPASTRARVATLRGHLPAIRALL; encoded by the coding sequence GTGCAGCCCGCCGACGACGCGACCGAGATCCCGCTCGAGGGCGGCAACGTCGGAGGCGCCGTGCGCGTCGGCGAGACCGTCCGGCGGCCGACCGGCCCGTGGACGCCCGCGGTGCACGAGCTGCTCGACTTCCTCGCGACGACGGACCTGCCGCACGTGCCGCGCGTGCTCGGCACCGACGACCGCGGCCGCGAGGTCCTCACCTACCTGCCCGGCCGCGTCGTGCCGATCGGCGTGGAGCCGCTCACGGACGCGCAGGTGCGGTCGGCGATGCGGTGGCTGCGGCACTTCCACGAGGTCGTCCGGGGCTTCCCCCGGGACGGCCGCCGGTGGCGCTTCGTCGAGCGCGCGCTGGAGCCCGGCGAGATCGTCTGCCACCACGACGTGGCCATGTACAACCTGGCGTTCGACGGCGACGAGCTCGCGGGCGTCTTCGACTGGGACGTCGCCGGACCCGGTCGGCCGGTCGACGACCTCGCGATCTTCGCGTGGAACGGGCCGCTGCTGTTCCCCGACGGCGACCCGGCGGCCGCCGCGCACGACCTTCGCGTCATGGCGGAGGCGTACGGCGACGTCTCGCCTGCGGCGATCCTGGACCACGTCACGGTGCGCATGACCGACGCGTCCGACCGGATCGAGGAGGGTCAGCGGCGCGGGGACCCCGGCATGCTGCGGCTCGGCGAGATCGGCGAGCCGGCGTCGACACGGGCTCGGGTCGCGACCCTGCGCGGCCACCTCCCCGCCATTCGCGCCCTGCTCTGA